A single window of Flavobacterium sp. 140616W15 DNA harbors:
- a CDS encoding GNAT family N-acetyltransferase has translation MKVIAETERLILRELEYTDENDLFEMDSDPEVHLYIENNPVKEISEITKVIEMLKKQYQENGIARWAVVDKQTNECLGWSGLKYFNESLNKHNNFYELGYRFKKKHWGKGFATEAAIAILNYGFSNLKVDSVFAITDPNNSNSKKVLTKLGFDYQETFDYEGDMTDWFELKKINWEKSKPTINE, from the coding sequence ATGAAAGTAATTGCAGAAACGGAACGACTAATTTTAAGAGAATTAGAATATACAGATGAAAATGATTTATTCGAGATGGATTCTGATCCCGAAGTTCATTTATACATTGAGAACAATCCAGTAAAAGAAATATCAGAAATTACCAAAGTGATAGAGATGCTTAAAAAGCAATACCAAGAAAATGGGATTGCACGTTGGGCTGTAGTCGACAAACAAACAAACGAATGTTTAGGCTGGTCAGGATTGAAATATTTTAATGAATCCCTAAATAAGCACAACAATTTTTATGAGCTTGGTTATAGGTTTAAGAAAAAACATTGGGGAAAAGGTTTTGCAACAGAAGCCGCAATTGCGATTTTAAACTATGGATTTTCAAACTTAAAAGTCGATTCGGTATTTGCAATTACAGATCCTAATAACTCAAATTCAAAAAAAGTCTTGACCAAGCTAGGTTTTGACTACCAAGAAACATTTGATTATGAGGGAGACATGACAGATTGGTTTGAATTGAAAAAAATAAATTGGGAGAAAAGTAAACCGACTATTAATGAATGA
- a CDS encoding bestrophin family protein, with amino-acid sequence MIIKKKSNWFKMLFEWHGSVLPQLMPRLLLLLLFSILVVYFKPFLLEHNLHINPNIFTLFGIALAIFLGFRNSVSYDRFWEGRKLWGALLNDTRSLARQSHSLISSSDYDEKREEFINLLIAFVYSLKHQLRQTDANDDITRLVSKDFANNLKEVHFKPIIILRELGNWVKRAKNEGKLDSITQLAFEENLNKLSDIVGGCERISSTPIPYTYSVLLHRTVYIYCFMLPFGFVETLGWVTPFAIVFIAYTYVAIEAIADELEDPFGTQPNDLALDTMAQMIENTLLELNDKKITPQNNSNDYYIT; translated from the coding sequence ATGATTATAAAGAAAAAAAGCAATTGGTTTAAAATGTTGTTCGAATGGCATGGTTCTGTTCTCCCTCAGCTTATGCCAAGACTACTATTATTGCTATTGTTTTCAATATTAGTAGTGTACTTTAAACCTTTTTTGTTAGAGCACAATCTTCATATTAACCCAAACATATTTACTCTATTTGGGATAGCACTTGCCATCTTCTTAGGATTTCGCAATAGTGTAAGTTATGATCGATTTTGGGAAGGCAGAAAACTTTGGGGAGCATTACTTAATGATACCAGATCTTTAGCTCGACAAAGTCATTCATTAATAAGCAGTTCAGACTATGATGAAAAACGCGAAGAATTCATCAATTTACTTATTGCTTTTGTTTATTCTCTAAAACACCAACTCAGACAGACCGATGCAAATGATGATATTACTCGTCTTGTTTCTAAGGATTTTGCAAATAACCTAAAGGAAGTTCATTTTAAACCTATTATTATTTTGAGAGAATTGGGTAATTGGGTGAAAAGAGCAAAAAATGAAGGTAAACTAGATAGCATTACCCAATTGGCTTTTGAAGAAAATCTGAATAAACTTTCTGATATTGTTGGAGGTTGCGAAAGAATTTCTAGTACTCCCATTCCATATACTTACAGTGTATTATTACATCGAACGGTTTATATCTACTGTTTTATGCTTCCTTTTGGTTTTGTAGAAACATTAGGCTGGGTTACTCCTTTTGCTATCGTTTTTATTGCCTATACTTATGTCGCTATAGAAGCAATTGCTGATGAATTAGAAGATCCTTTTGGAACTCAACCTAACGATCTTGCTCTAGACACCATGGCACAAATGATTGAGAACACACTATTAGAATTAAATGACAAAAAAATAACTCCACAAAATAACTCAAACGATTATTATATTACCTAG
- a CDS encoding PKD domain-containing protein, whose product MKKNYLVFVFLLGYALNSSAQTIMGCGTNLSQKEQDLFKQSLPKIETAKKAKLGKKIDAAPYIIPVVFHILSDGANLGTPYTKAQMQSRINDVIDICNKDFNGLYPAYNTVDPLFQAVKSKMNIQFVLATVDPDGNILETPGMNWHPNARISDGYDPKIYDYMYYGKNGKYYLDIVVVDEPNPSDGVYGSGHAFLPVQDVVPHVTFNHRYIGTTGGSEAGFQFAKEMSHEFGHYFGLQHTFQNGCDPINDGMADTPPTTQGFGCDLTKVNPCGVIANYENLMDYNVNCQSMFTKDQTNAMTYWLDDMTTAKYPRGLLWQASNLEATGVISAVPTAKFIVSTTAICTNKSVTFNDVSLGIPTSRTWTFAGGTPATSSAINPTVTYATPGTYTVTLTSTNALGNDTKTSINYIKVDQRTTVNMVENFSGAFPPDGWTITNPDADAYLQWEKRNDAGNGDSACMVMNNADNATVGELDYIQLPYYNFTNGVNSQLYFDVAYTKFDALSPDILDVEVSTDCGTNWTTVYSKTHTDLETTTTPIAIPNNWIPKKAENWRKEIVDLNAYVGNSNVTIRFKNKSGYGTRIWIDNVNVAIVQNSTPISDFSAAVTRTNCTSLVVPFKDASTGNPTTWSWSFPGGTPATSTAQNPTVTYNTNGTYAVSLATTNLSGTGTSVTKSNFITVVTPTNTSYTETFEGTFPPTGWEITNLSENLTWEKSTAAGRNSSSCMIINNADNATGDVDEITLHPLNLAIGATDFSFDVAYAKFDADSPDVLNVLISKDCGVTWTNLYSKTHTVLETAISTDANNWIPTSDSDWRAERVSLTAFKGNSNVLIKFVNTSGYGARIWIDNLKFIFDSKEKPYSDFNITSSMICTDLPVQFSDASFGEPTSWLWSFPGGTPATSTSRNPTVIYNTPGIYDVTLVATNTYGQGTSMLKTSAVTIKGKNSLPVSENFNDAFPKQDWQILNLDGDPITWEQRTDVGKGDLSCLVINNADAPTGMVDELILKSMDFTTADKPHLHFDLAYTQYLSAYDPAPAPDQIDILVSSDCGVSWTNVYSKNQLQLQTVSPPIQDDPATNQANETNDWKPTQDSDWRSETVDLSAVKNQSSVLVKVRNTSGYGTRVWFDNFKINNSPTLNIKENKIDGIAVYPNPSKDLFTISLPSIDTEQYEVTVYSVTGQLILNATSSKINSNALTIDLSGKVNGVYILKIKSSSGKISVSKLIKE is encoded by the coding sequence ATGAAAAAAAATTACTTAGTATTTGTGTTTTTATTGGGCTACGCATTAAATTCTTCTGCACAGACCATTATGGGATGTGGAACCAATCTATCCCAAAAAGAGCAGGATCTATTTAAACAATCTCTACCAAAAATTGAAACTGCAAAAAAAGCTAAATTGGGCAAAAAAATAGATGCTGCTCCTTATATTATACCTGTAGTATTTCACATCTTAAGCGATGGTGCTAACCTTGGGACTCCATATACCAAAGCTCAAATGCAAAGTCGAATCAATGATGTAATAGACATTTGCAACAAAGATTTTAATGGTTTGTATCCTGCATACAATACTGTAGATCCTCTCTTTCAAGCTGTAAAAAGCAAAATGAACATCCAATTTGTTTTGGCCACTGTTGATCCAGATGGTAACATATTAGAAACTCCCGGTATGAATTGGCACCCAAATGCACGTATTTCTGATGGATATGATCCAAAAATATACGATTATATGTATTACGGGAAAAATGGAAAATATTACCTAGATATAGTTGTTGTTGATGAACCCAACCCATCTGATGGTGTTTACGGTTCTGGTCATGCTTTCTTGCCAGTTCAGGATGTTGTGCCTCACGTTACTTTTAACCATAGGTATATAGGTACTACAGGCGGATCAGAGGCGGGTTTTCAATTTGCTAAAGAAATGTCACATGAATTTGGTCATTATTTTGGTTTACAACATACTTTCCAAAATGGCTGTGACCCTATTAATGATGGTATGGCAGATACTCCACCAACAACTCAGGGATTTGGTTGTGATTTAACGAAAGTAAATCCTTGCGGTGTTATTGCAAATTATGAGAATTTGATGGACTATAACGTAAATTGTCAATCTATGTTTACCAAAGACCAAACGAATGCAATGACCTATTGGTTAGATGATATGACAACTGCTAAATATCCAAGAGGTTTATTGTGGCAAGCCAGTAATCTTGAAGCTACAGGAGTTATAAGTGCCGTTCCTACAGCCAAATTTATTGTGAGCACAACGGCTATTTGTACTAATAAAAGTGTAACTTTTAATGATGTTTCTTTAGGGATACCAACTTCTAGAACCTGGACTTTTGCAGGCGGTACACCAGCTACATCTTCAGCAATAAACCCAACTGTTACTTATGCAACTCCTGGAACATATACAGTAACATTAACATCAACCAATGCATTAGGAAACGATACAAAAACTAGTATCAACTATATAAAAGTTGACCAAAGAACTACTGTAAATATGGTAGAAAATTTTTCAGGAGCTTTTCCTCCAGACGGATGGACTATTACCAATCCAGATGCAGATGCATATTTACAATGGGAAAAACGCAACGATGCCGGAAATGGAGACTCAGCATGCATGGTGATGAACAATGCTGATAATGCTACTGTTGGCGAACTAGATTACATACAACTTCCTTATTATAATTTTACAAATGGAGTAAATAGTCAACTCTATTTTGACGTTGCCTACACAAAATTTGATGCTTTAAGCCCGGATATTCTTGACGTTGAAGTCTCTACTGACTGTGGCACTAATTGGACAACTGTATATTCTAAAACACATACTGATCTAGAAACTACGACTACTCCTATAGCTATTCCTAATAATTGGATTCCCAAAAAAGCCGAAAATTGGAGAAAAGAAATTGTTGATCTCAATGCTTATGTAGGAAATTCAAATGTTACTATTCGTTTTAAAAACAAATCTGGTTATGGAACTCGTATTTGGATTGATAATGTAAATGTAGCCATTGTTCAAAATTCGACACCTATATCTGATTTTTCCGCAGCTGTTACCAGAACAAATTGCACTAGCTTAGTTGTTCCTTTTAAAGATGCTTCTACAGGAAATCCAACTACTTGGTCCTGGTCTTTTCCAGGCGGAACCCCTGCAACTTCGACAGCACAAAATCCAACTGTAACGTATAATACAAACGGAACCTATGCGGTTTCTTTAGCAACAACAAATCTATCAGGCACAGGAACTTCAGTAACCAAATCAAACTTTATTACAGTAGTTACTCCAACAAATACCTCTTATACAGAAACTTTTGAAGGAACATTTCCTCCAACTGGTTGGGAAATCACTAATTTGAGTGAAAATTTAACATGGGAAAAAAGTACTGCTGCTGGCAGAAACTCTTCTTCTTGTATGATTATAAATAATGCTGATAATGCTACAGGAGATGTAGATGAAATTACGCTACATCCTTTAAATTTAGCTATAGGCGCGACTGATTTTTCTTTTGATGTAGCTTATGCAAAATTTGATGCGGATAGTCCTGATGTTTTGAATGTTTTAATTTCTAAAGATTGTGGAGTTACTTGGACAAACTTATACTCTAAAACTCATACTGTATTAGAAACTGCTATAAGTACTGATGCCAATAACTGGATCCCTACATCAGATTCTGATTGGAGGGCTGAAAGAGTTTCATTGACCGCTTTTAAGGGAAACTCTAACGTCCTAATTAAATTTGTCAATACATCTGGTTACGGAGCGAGAATTTGGATTGATAATTTAAAATTTATTTTTGATAGCAAAGAGAAACCATATTCTGATTTTAATATTACAAGTTCTATGATTTGTACTGATTTGCCAGTTCAGTTCTCAGATGCTTCTTTTGGCGAGCCAACTTCATGGTTATGGTCTTTCCCAGGAGGAACACCTGCAACCTCTACAAGCAGAAACCCAACAGTAATATATAATACTCCAGGGATTTACGATGTTACTTTAGTAGCGACCAATACTTATGGACAAGGAACAAGCATGTTAAAAACTAGCGCAGTAACAATAAAAGGCAAGAACTCTTTACCTGTTAGTGAGAATTTCAATGATGCTTTCCCAAAACAAGATTGGCAAATTCTAAATCTAGACGGAGATCCTATTACATGGGAACAACGCACCGATGTAGGTAAAGGAGATTTATCTTGCTTGGTAATTAATAATGCCGATGCTCCAACTGGAATGGTCGATGAATTGATTTTAAAATCGATGGATTTTACAACTGCTGATAAACCCCATTTGCATTTTGACCTTGCATATACGCAATATTTAAGCGCTTATGATCCTGCACCTGCGCCTGATCAAATCGATATTTTGGTATCTTCTGATTGTGGTGTTAGCTGGACAAATGTATATTCTAAGAATCAATTGCAATTACAAACCGTATCCCCTCCTATTCAGGATGATCCTGCTACCAATCAAGCAAATGAAACTAATGACTGGAAACCAACACAGGATTCTGATTGGAGAAGTGAAACCGTAGATTTAAGTGCAGTAAAAAACCAATCGAGTGTTTTGGTTAAAGTAAGAAACACATCGGGTTATGGAACCAGAGTTTGGTTTGATAATTTCAAAATCAATAATAGTCCAACATTAAACATTAAAGAAAATAAAATTGACGGAATCGCTGTGTATCCTAATCCATCCAAAGATCTATTTACAATATCTCTTCCTTCAATAGATACAGAACAATATGAAGTGACTGTTTACAGCGTTACAGGACAATTAATTTTGAACGCAACCTCATCGAAGATAAACTCAAATGCACTAACAATTGATTTATCAGGAAAAGTAAATGGGGTTTACATTTTAAAAATTAAATCGTCAAGCGGAAAAATTTCAGTAAGCAAATTAATAAAAGAATAA
- a CDS encoding DPP IV N-terminal domain-containing protein: protein MKKHFLLLLLICSSVFAQESIDINRLNWLPNSHSFWVNAKGNVVVYDVDKLNQNTTILTQEQLNSSGFTGKIEQLVWNQNKTKVLVYTNSKKVWRANTKGDYWYFDLATGKGKQLGADLEKSSLMFAKFSNDNENVAYVSQHNIYLENLVTGKITPLTTDGTDKIINGTFDWVYEEELAARDGFRWSPDGKSISFWRVDASNTKFHLMINNTDSLYPFTIPVEYPKAGEKPSSVKIGVIDIPSLKTNWLNIPGEPDNNYLVRMEWINNQNVMVVQLNRLQNQASIYKCDSKSGVANLIYQEKSDSWIDVFDISSGEYDVFPCQFVDNGKAFLWSSDADGWMHVYKISADGKKKELITTEKFDAYYKAYNQETNSIYYIASPTDATQRYLYETNLNTKKTKRITPKEFEGTNEYRFSTDGKYAKHTNSSINRDYNTRLVALPSHKKILPLTPDSFSVPQRDYSLEKFKVTTVDGVEIDGIMAKPLNFDPTKKYPVFFYVYGEPMASVANDEPYFYPYIAYLIPEGYIGIAMDNRGTPVMKGTKWRKSIYKNIGIINTRDQAMAAKEVLKWKFIDNDRVAIHGWSGGGAVTLNLMFQYPEIYKTGIAVAAVTDQHFYDNIYTERYMGLPSENEATYIKASPVTHAKNLQGNLLYIHGTGDDNVHYKNAEVLINELVKYDKMFDLMIYPNRSHSIHEGEGTGKHLADTFMKYIRENSPPGAK from the coding sequence ATGAAAAAGCATTTTCTACTATTATTATTAATCTGTTCGAGTGTTTTTGCTCAGGAAAGCATTGATATTAATCGGTTAAACTGGTTACCAAACTCCCATTCTTTTTGGGTAAACGCTAAAGGGAACGTAGTTGTTTACGATGTCGATAAATTAAACCAAAACACCACTATTTTAACCCAAGAACAGTTAAACAGCTCTGGCTTTACAGGAAAAATAGAACAATTAGTTTGGAACCAAAACAAAACCAAAGTACTGGTTTACACCAATTCTAAGAAAGTTTGGAGAGCAAATACGAAAGGAGATTATTGGTATTTTGATCTCGCAACAGGAAAAGGAAAGCAGCTTGGTGCAGACTTAGAGAAGTCATCATTAATGTTTGCTAAATTTTCTAATGATAATGAAAATGTAGCTTACGTTTCGCAACACAACATTTATCTTGAAAATTTAGTTACTGGAAAAATAACTCCTTTAACAACCGATGGAACGGATAAAATTATCAATGGGACTTTTGATTGGGTTTACGAAGAAGAATTAGCTGCTCGAGATGGTTTTAGATGGAGTCCTGATGGAAAAAGCATTTCGTTTTGGCGCGTAGATGCATCAAATACAAAATTCCATTTAATGATAAACAACACCGATTCGCTTTATCCATTTACTATTCCTGTTGAATATCCTAAAGCTGGTGAAAAACCATCATCGGTAAAAATTGGCGTAATCGATATACCTTCATTAAAAACAAATTGGTTAAATATTCCTGGTGAGCCTGATAATAATTATTTGGTTAGAATGGAATGGATCAACAATCAAAATGTAATGGTTGTACAATTAAACAGACTTCAAAATCAAGCTTCCATTTATAAATGCGATTCGAAATCTGGGGTAGCCAATTTAATCTACCAAGAAAAATCAGATTCATGGATTGATGTTTTTGATATCTCTTCGGGAGAATACGATGTTTTCCCATGCCAGTTTGTAGATAATGGAAAAGCTTTTCTATGGAGTTCGGACGCCGATGGTTGGATGCATGTTTATAAAATCAGTGCCGATGGCAAAAAGAAAGAATTAATTACTACTGAAAAATTCGACGCTTATTATAAGGCATACAATCAGGAGACAAATTCTATCTATTATATTGCAAGTCCTACAGATGCCACACAACGTTACTTGTACGAAACCAATTTGAATACCAAGAAAACAAAACGCATTACTCCAAAAGAATTTGAAGGAACAAATGAATATCGTTTTTCTACAGATGGTAAATATGCCAAACATACCAATTCAAGTATTAATCGTGATTACAATACACGTTTGGTAGCTTTACCAAGTCACAAAAAAATATTACCATTAACACCTGATTCATTTTCAGTTCCGCAACGTGATTATTCGTTAGAGAAATTTAAGGTTACCACTGTTGATGGTGTAGAAATAGACGGGATAATGGCTAAACCATTAAATTTTGATCCTACTAAAAAATACCCAGTATTCTTTTATGTTTATGGCGAACCAATGGCCTCTGTGGCAAATGACGAACCGTATTTTTATCCGTATATCGCTTATTTAATTCCTGAAGGATATATAGGAATAGCAATGGATAACCGAGGAACTCCTGTAATGAAAGGTACTAAATGGAGAAAATCTATTTATAAAAATATCGGAATCATCAATACTCGCGACCAAGCCATGGCTGCGAAAGAAGTATTAAAATGGAAATTTATCGATAATGATAGAGTTGCCATTCACGGATGGAGTGGCGGTGGCGCAGTAACATTGAATTTAATGTTTCAATATCCTGAGATTTACAAAACGGGAATTGCAGTTGCTGCTGTAACCGATCAGCATTTTTATGACAACATCTATACGGAAAGATACATGGGATTGCCGAGCGAAAACGAAGCAACTTATATTAAAGCGTCACCTGTAACTCATGCTAAAAATCTTCAAGGAAACTTATTATACATTCATGGAACAGGCGATGATAACGTACATTATAAAAACGCCGAAGTTTTAATTAATGAATTGGTCAAGTACGATAAGATGTTCGACCTGATGATTTATCCAAATCGCTCACATAGTATTCACGAAGGAGAAGGAACTGGAAAACATCTTGCAGATACCTTCATGAAATACATAAGAGAAAATTCTCCTCCAGGAGCAAAATAA
- a CDS encoding GNAT family N-acetyltransferase translates to MTINIDQNLKLELIHENHAQPIFDLVDANRAHLREWLPFVDSMQTVEFANNFVKGTMQRNQNGNEFAFVIITNEKVVGRVGVYKIDGQNKIGEIGYWLAENLQGKGIITKSCKAIIGFCFSDLQLNRIEIKCGTGNLKSKTIPEKLNFTHEGILRQGELLYDQFIDLNLYSLLKNDIK, encoded by the coding sequence ATGACCATAAACATAGATCAAAACCTAAAACTGGAGTTAATCCACGAAAATCACGCACAACCAATCTTTGATCTTGTTGATGCAAACAGGGCACATTTAAGAGAATGGTTGCCTTTTGTAGATAGCATGCAAACAGTTGAATTTGCAAATAATTTTGTAAAAGGAACTATGCAACGAAATCAAAATGGAAATGAATTTGCTTTTGTAATTATTACCAATGAAAAAGTAGTTGGAAGAGTTGGTGTTTATAAAATTGATGGTCAGAATAAAATTGGAGAAATTGGCTATTGGCTTGCCGAAAATCTACAAGGAAAAGGAATCATAACCAAATCTTGCAAAGCAATTATCGGCTTTTGTTTCTCGGATTTACAGCTTAACCGGATTGAAATAAAATGCGGAACTGGAAACTTAAAAAGTAAAACAATCCCAGAAAAACTTAACTTTACCCACGAAGGAATTCTTCGTCAGGGAGAATTACTTTATGACCAATTTATTGACTTGAATTTATATTCTCTTCTTAAAAATGATATCAAGTAA
- a CDS encoding AraC family transcriptional regulator, producing the protein MKAKKEEDIKTYDSKGFRDKFFESENTISHFFKSNSEHFFCLKIEDINQLKDTIPPSKHICHTLVFITSGVHKMKVGFEEYTTKSNEIIIIPAGQIFSIKSIDKETTGIICQFHQEILIGKYGNREMLNDFEFLKIWGNPHVSFQNREAEFILNLLSRLHIEYSETGCINLDIIQPYIITLLSEINKNSIKTNKNITAATTLTTKFKELIYTHIKTQHQVSYYASILNITPNHLNKSIKSVTGKSPTKWIDETILLEAKYLLYQTNLTINEIAIQVGHYDQSYFSRIFKKHEGVTPIEYRKMIDKS; encoded by the coding sequence ATGAAAGCGAAAAAAGAGGAAGATATAAAAACCTATGATTCGAAAGGTTTCCGGGATAAATTTTTCGAATCAGAAAATACAATATCCCATTTTTTCAAATCTAATTCAGAACATTTTTTTTGCTTAAAAATTGAGGATATCAATCAATTAAAAGATACAATTCCACCCTCAAAACACATTTGTCATACGCTAGTTTTTATTACATCTGGAGTTCATAAAATGAAAGTAGGATTTGAAGAATATACTACTAAATCAAATGAAATTATAATAATTCCAGCTGGTCAAATTTTCTCGATAAAATCTATAGATAAAGAAACTACAGGCATCATTTGTCAGTTTCATCAGGAAATTCTAATTGGAAAATATGGTAATCGGGAAATGCTAAATGACTTTGAATTTTTAAAAATTTGGGGAAATCCGCACGTAAGCTTCCAAAACCGAGAAGCTGAATTCATTTTGAATTTACTAAGTCGGCTACATATCGAATATTCTGAAACAGGTTGCATTAATCTAGATATCATACAGCCATACATAATCACTTTACTGAGTGAGATCAATAAAAACTCTATAAAAACCAATAAAAATATCACAGCTGCAACTACACTTACAACTAAGTTTAAGGAGCTTATTTATACGCATATAAAAACCCAACATCAGGTGAGTTATTATGCCTCAATTCTGAATATCACTCCAAATCATTTAAACAAATCTATAAAATCGGTTACCGGAAAATCGCCTACAAAATGGATAGACGAAACAATCCTACTAGAAGCCAAATACTTATTATACCAGACCAATCTTACGATTAATGAAATTGCCATACAAGTAGGTCATTATGATCAATCGTACTTTAGCCGTATCTTCAAAAAACATGAAGGCGTCACTCCTATTGAGTACCGAAAAATGATTGATAAATCCTAA
- a CDS encoding pentapeptide repeat-containing protein, translating to MDTLLHQGKTFENIDYSEKRLVDFEFFNCDFINCNFSKSDLSNNDFIDCNFKNCNFSLATLRNTGLKNIKFTDCKLMGLDFSYSNAFLFSMNFQGCILDYSTFLQRKLKKTNFFDCSLKDVDFSEADLTQAVFKNCDLSNATFVRSILEKADFRTAKNYSFDPEENKVKNAKFSRLELAGLLEKFNLDIQ from the coding sequence ATGGACACATTACTTCATCAAGGCAAGACATTTGAGAACATCGATTACTCAGAAAAGAGATTAGTCGATTTCGAATTTTTTAATTGCGACTTTATAAACTGTAACTTTTCTAAAAGCGATTTAAGCAATAATGATTTTATAGATTGCAACTTTAAGAACTGTAACTTCTCTTTGGCAACGTTACGAAACACAGGATTGAAAAACATTAAATTCACAGATTGCAAATTAATGGGATTAGATTTTAGTTATAGTAATGCTTTTCTTTTCTCTATGAACTTTCAGGGTTGCATACTTGATTACTCTACTTTTTTACAAAGAAAATTAAAGAAAACAAACTTCTTCGATTGTTCTCTAAAGGATGTAGATTTCTCTGAAGCCGATTTAACTCAGGCTGTATTTAAAAACTGCGACCTTTCGAACGCAACATTTGTACGAAGCATTCTAGAGAAAGCTGATTTTCGTACGGCAAAAAACTATTCTTTCGATCCCGAAGAAAACAAAGTCAAAAACGCAAAATTCTCACGACTAGAACTTGCCGGATTATTAGAAAAATTTAATCTTGATATTCAGTAA
- a CDS encoding alpha/beta hydrolase: MKQLLLTLYLLIGMSHSQYAQKVIPLYNGKVPNSKEIADLTDSIMVYDTGAKKITVITRVATPDLTVFLPDKNKANGIAIIICPGGGYSGVAIDHEGYAIAKKLNESGIAAFVLKYRLPITKFVENKEIVPLQDAQRAIELVRENAKEWE, encoded by the coding sequence ATGAAACAATTACTTCTAACCCTTTATTTACTTATCGGAATGTCCCATTCTCAATACGCTCAAAAAGTTATTCCTTTATATAATGGAAAAGTACCAAACTCCAAAGAAATTGCAGACCTAACAGACTCAATTATGGTTTATGATACTGGTGCAAAAAAAATCACTGTAATTACCAGAGTTGCTACTCCTGATCTTACTGTTTTTCTTCCCGATAAAAATAAAGCCAATGGAATTGCTATAATCATTTGCCCTGGGGGTGGTTATTCGGGTGTGGCAATTGATCATGAAGGTTACGCTATTGCCAAAAAACTAAACGAAAGTGGCATTGCTGCATTTGTATTAAAATACCGTTTACCAATTACAAAATTTGTCGAAAACAAAGAGATAGTTCCTTTACAAGATGCACAACGTGCTATTGAGTTGGTAAGAGAAAATGCCAAAGAATGGGAGTAA
- a CDS encoding alpha/beta hydrolase, with product MGVNPNKIGIQGSSAGGHLAATTGTHYTKSYIDNPLKTNLRPDFMILTYPVISMTDELTHMGSRNNLLGKNASAEEIKEFSNELHVTSETPPTFITHAIDDNDVIVQNSLVFIAALQKNKVPVESFFYANGGHGFGMDNPTSDVQWIAHCIDWILKINKK from the coding sequence ATGGGAGTAAATCCAAATAAAATTGGAATCCAAGGAAGTTCAGCTGGAGGACATTTGGCTGCTACTACTGGTACTCATTATACAAAATCATATATTGATAATCCGTTAAAAACAAACTTACGTCCCGACTTTATGATTCTTACTTATCCTGTTATTAGCATGACAGATGAGCTAACGCATATGGGTTCAAGAAATAATTTGCTTGGAAAAAATGCTTCTGCTGAAGAAATTAAAGAATTTTCGAATGAATTGCATGTAACGTCAGAAACTCCTCCTACATTTATTACCCATGCTATAGATGATAATGATGTTATTGTACAAAACTCTCTTGTATTTATTGCTGCTTTGCAAAAAAACAAAGTTCCTGTTGAATCTTTCTTTTATGCCAATGGTGGTCATGGTTTCGGGATGGACAATCCTACCAGCGATGTACAATGGATAGCTCATTGCATTGATTGGATTTTGAAGATTAATAAAAAATAA
- a CDS encoding MepB family protein has translation MLTSTWSNTNTIHKDLLEAKELLYDTCNLECAQPIAEAESADYGAFTFNINKQAVIYRVAKITPTKVGQFVTLWKRSDKGPIAPFEITDPIDLFIISTRNGSHFGQFIFPKSVLHQKGILSDDKKEGKRAIRVYPPWDSTTSKQAQKTQQWQLAYFVPISNEKPIDFELIKKLIP, from the coding sequence ATGCTAACGTCAACTTGGTCTAATACAAATACTATTCATAAAGACTTGCTTGAAGCAAAAGAGCTACTATACGATACGTGCAACTTAGAATGTGCACAACCAATAGCCGAAGCCGAAAGTGCCGATTATGGGGCTTTTACGTTTAACATTAACAAACAAGCTGTTATATATCGTGTAGCTAAAATTACTCCAACTAAAGTGGGACAATTTGTTACGTTGTGGAAAAGAAGCGATAAAGGTCCAATTGCTCCTTTTGAAATTACTGATCCTATTGATTTGTTTATTATAAGTACTAGAAATGGTTCTCATTTCGGACAATTTATTTTTCCTAAATCAGTGTTGCATCAAAAAGGAATTTTATCTGATGATAAGAAAGAAGGCAAACGTGCCATTCGTGTATATCCTCCTTGGGATAGTACAACAAGTAAACAAGCTCAGAAAACACAACAATGGCAATTAGCCTATTTTGTGCCTATCTCAAATGAAAAACCAATTGATTTTGAGTTAATAAAAAAATTGATTCCCTGA